In Capsicum annuum cultivar UCD-10X-F1 chromosome 8, UCD10Xv1.1, whole genome shotgun sequence, the genomic window AGTCTACAGACTCCGATCGTTACGCTTCTCTGCAACAAAATCAACAAGCTTTGTAGCAAATTCCATTGGCAAAGGTCAATTAAGTTCTAGCCGGTAATACATACTACTCTGCATTTTCCTTTCTACCTTTCTTATTTTCTAGTACTCTATTATTTTTCTGTTTTGTTTTCTCTTCTgctctttactttttttcttttcttgattgtATGCGGATCGACCCCTTTTTGTGTTTTGTAATAATATTGCAATATGTCTATCAAATTCTCTGTTGTGTACATCGACTTGATATCCCCGAATGACATCTTTTTACCCTTTATGTATGGCCATCTATTGATCTGATCAGATCCTGCATTTCTTTGGTACTTGATTCATATGATTCtgtttgaatatatttttttgaccGTCAGATTTGTATGGATGATCGTAGTTGACTTGTTTGTTTatactacaagaatttgacttaaAATAAGGTGCATAATTGCGGAAACGTAGTAGCTCAGTTAGTTGGTTGGTTGCTCGAACTTTGTTGATAAGGATTTGATTCCCCACTTTGTAATCCCCTCCCATCTCCCCTTCCCCTACcccctagtttttttttttaaaataaataaataaggtgtaattggtaaagttgttgccgtCTGTCTAGAAGGGAGATCAGGGGTTCAAGTTATGGAAATAGTAGCTTGcataaatgcaaggtaaggtgCTTACAATAAACCCTTGTGGTTTGGCTCTTCCCCGGAcgctgcgcatagcgggagctttagtgcatcgggctgccTTTTTAAATAAGTAAGGTGCAGAAAAAAGGTGCATAATTTATTGCAGTAGTACTCAATCTTGTGACCAAAGaataaagcttttatattttcttgtgtACCACTACTTGTTAGAGTATACATCTATCCTCTATTCAAAGGGGTTTATAATGGTTTATAGCTGTTCCTTCTTATGCCTTAAGATTTGATTTTGGGTTGGATGTTTGGATTCTTGAATGTATTGTCAGAGTCAATGGTTGATAACCCCATTTTCACTTAGTTCTCCAATATTTATTCCATGGCTTTGACTTTCTCTTTTTCCCTCTCAGCTCATCCCATCAAGTCTGTTGAGCTAGTAAAAATTTTGAGGGGCAGCGCGTTCTGACACCACCTTTTAACTTTTACCCgctttctaaattttcttttgcACATGAAACGCATGTCTGAAGTTAAGGTTAACACAATCAATCTTCAGACACAATGTCTGAAATTACATATGACTGAAATTTAATAGTTTTTGCCTAATGTTCAGGCAAAAATGGTGGGACTTCAGTCATTTTCATTTTTGTCTGACTTCTGCCATTTCTTGAAGGGGAgcctggtaaagttgctgccatatgaccaggaggtcacgggttcaagccttgaaaacagcctcttgcagaaatgcaaggtaaggctgcgtacaatacacccttgtggtggggcccttccccggaccttgcgcatagcgggagctttagtgcactggacTGCCCTTTTTTTCTGCCATTTCTATCAGAAGTTTGTTCTCAGCCATATATGTTTGAAGTTCAAGCAAAAATGGAACTTAAGCCACGTATTTCAGCTATGTGAAACTTCGAATACAATGTCAGAAGTTAGATTTTGGGCTGAAGTTGTCCCGAAGTGGtacatatgaaaaaattttataaaacAGGCCCAAGTTAAATGTCCGCATCAAAATCGGGTATCTGTGTACTTTGCCCCTTGAACTATCAACCAATTTTGCTCAAGGCAGACTTGCGGTCTGTTGAACCACCTTCCCTAGAAAAAAGcgcacaaaaaaaatcaaaagggaagaaagaaagaaagaaacatcCAGGTTCACCTTGAAACCTTGGAATCTTTGCCTAGAGGGGCAACTCACTTGGTGACCACATACCTTTCGCATGTTAGGGAAAAAATTATCTCACGTTGGTCTCATTTAGATCCAATCTCAGTCTTCAGCCTTTGTGGCACATTGGTCTtcacaagaaaaaaaagggaaagaaggaAAGAACCAAATTACAATGTAGAGCATTCTAGTGAATTAAGGGTTTAGCGGTTTTTATAATGATCCTTAGTGGTACTGGACTGTTCTAACGGTTGTCTAAATTCTTGGATTAAATACTCAATCACTCACTATTGGCACTCCTTTCATGAAAGCCTTTGCACTGCTTCCCTTGTTAGTTGCAATGCGTTCTTCTCTGTTTCCTTCTTTTTGTACTTGGATCTGCtacacttgagccgagggtctttcggaaacagcttGTCTCCCTCCATGAGCTAGTGGTAAGGcctacgtacactctaccctccccagacctcacttgtggtttttcactgggtatgttgttaatgttgttgttgttcactACTGGCACTAGTAGTTGCACAAGCAGTACATTTTTTGTCATCCACACCATATGTATGAAAAACTTATTCAAGTATGATTGAAAAATGTATGATGAAAGTGCAGTGTGATATCAAAATGTTTTCCGGTACTTTTTTAGCAATCCTCTAGAAGCAATGTAAACACACTTTTCTGTTTGTGGTGCTCAGTTATGTAACACTTTGAACACCCATTTGTTGCTGCTATATTATATTTGTGTCTTAAATACCTGTTTTCAGTCTACTATATCATTTAATATGCTTTCTTGCTTTGCTTTTAGGTATGTCGTCTTCGGAAAATCCAGAGGTTGTCGAAAGGATTTTCAAGGACAAGGACAAGGAggagaaagaagagaagaaagatgaGGAAAAGGGTGGCTTCATTGAAAAAGTCAAGGACTTCATCCATGATATTGGTGAGAAAATCGAGGAAACAATAGGTTTCGGGAAACCAACTGCGGATGTCTCTGGAATTCATATTCCTCATATCAATCTTGAAAAAGCTGAAATAGTTGTTGATGTGCTTGTGAAGAATCCGAACCCCATCCCAATTCCTCTCATTGACATAAACTACTTAATTGAGAGTGATGGAAGGAAACTGCTCTCTGGATTGATCCCTGACGCTGGAACGATCCAGGCACATGGTTCAGAGACCGTCAAAATACCACTTAATCTGGTTTATGATGACATCAAAAGTACATACCACGATATAAAGCCTGGAAGCATCATTCCATATAAGATCAAGGTTGACCTCATAGTTGATGTGCCTGTTTTTGGTAGGATAACTATTCCTCTTGAGAAAAATGGAGAGATTCCTATACCTTACAAGCCAGATATTGATGTTGAGAAAATCCATTTCAAGAGGTTCTCTTTTGAGGAAACTGTAGCAGTTCTTAAGTTAAAGCTGGAAAACAAGAACGACTTTGATCTGGGGCTCAATAGCCTTGATTATGATCTTTGGCTCTCCGATGTGAATGTTGGTGGTGCAGAGCTTGAGAAATCAGCTAAACTTGAAAAAAATGGAATCACCTATATTGATCTCCCCATAACCTTCAGGCCCAAGGACTTTGGCTCTGCTCTTTGGGACATGATCAGAGGGAGAGGCACTGGCTATTCCATGAAAGGTAACATAAATGTGGACACACCCTTTGGAGCAATGAAGTTGCCCATTAGCAAGGAAGGGGGTACAACCAGTTTCAAGAAGAACAAAGAAGACGGCGGAGACGATGATGAAGATGAGGTATGTTAGCTGGTCCGCTGTAACAACCTCCAGTGTTGGTCATTCATTGCACTTATTTGACATTTCTCTGTGCTCCTAAGTTGGAACAGTAATGCTGTTTTCCAACCTGACCATTATGAGGTTTCGCTATCATTTAGCATTCTGTTTGTaagtatgtttatgttattgccATAACCATTTATCTTTAAAGGAACATGATAAGACAAATGTCTATCTCTACTCGTGAAGTAGGTGggtaattaaaaattattaaaaaaagactTAAGTTATTTCAATGGACACTACGAGATCACATATGTTTAAATCTTTGGTATCTAGTAATGTTGAATAAACCATGTTTATAATAATTTAGTTTCCTGCCTACATTTTTGTAATCTAGAGAGGTAAGAGAAAATTTATCTTCTATGAATTCTGAGAAGCCATGCATCTTATGTGAATAATTTTCTTGTTGTATAAAGAGAAAGTTTTGCTATTCAATCATCGATTCGAATCTTCATTGAAAGATCATAGTCTATTCGTCAAAATAAAATATCTCTGTGTAGGCATGTGTGTCTATCTCGGTTATCTATTATTTAAGCAAGTGGCTGCACTAGTGGCAGTTTATCAATCTATTAAAGCTTCTCCCTCCCGTTTCTGCCCAAATCTAAAACTTAAATTTCTACTAAAGCTTCTTCTCTCTTTAGTCTGCTGCTGGGCAATGGGCATCAtgtctattttggaaaatttataattgCATTAAACTAACAACACGAGGAACAAGATTCTCTCTTATAAATATTAAAACTTGATACCTTTCTTTGGTCTCTTATTAGAAATTACGTTTGGGACTTGAAATGATAAATTGCCCCCAAAGAATTGATTCATTCCAGCTTCTGCATATACAATGTAATGTTGTGTCCATGTTTACTCATCACAGTCCTTCAGTCACCTAGTTCCTTATTGCAACCGCTTTTACTTGTATCATGTTCTTTATTTACTGAATTTCGTTCTCTCAAGTAATGGTTGGTTGAATGTCATTTCCTATCTATTTCAAGTTCAACTAGTACGtcatattagttattagttatgcACACTCCAGTAGTTGCATAGACAAATGAATCTAAAATGATCCGTATTTTCTCAACTGGACTTGAGGTTCGATGTGTGGAAGGCTAGAAAATTGGTTGTAGCAGGCAGCCATTTAGTCTGTATCATCTTGCTATCAATCTAGTGAATGTAGTTGTTGCTAGTCTTCACGTCAGTTTGCAGCATAGCGTCGATGCGAGACACCTCTTGCTAATCTACTCTTTCTCTGGGAATCTTGCTAGTCTACACTTTCTCTTGCGAAACTTAATCTTCATTTCTAATTTATAGTTTTATTATGGATAATCTCCCTGTGTGTATAGTTTTCTTATACATATGCTCACTTGCCCTTTCCATTCACAGGATTGAAGTTGGAGATCACTGTCGCGAGAGCGACACTTGTTTGAAGCATGAGCTTTATAGAGGAAATGTCATCTGCTGGTGGGGGATTTTTAGACCCCGAAATAAATATAAACTTAAACTTGGATGTGAAATATGTCTGCTTTGTAggttattattgaattgtgtctCCCTGCCTGTGTAACTTATTGTGATTGATATCGTGCTGAAttgtttgttgttattattgtggttgATACGCTATATGCCCCTTGATGTCTGCTGTGATTCCTATCTTCTGACTGAGAACATCAAGGGCGCTTTGCTTATGCGCTTGTAATACATACTTTAGGTGTTAGGCGCATGTCAGGAATTGGATGTGGAAAAAAGCTTGGTATTTAAGTGGAAAAGTCAGAAGGTTAGGTCATTGCTGAAAACAAAGGGCTAGATTACCATAAATGTTTCACCACCTAAGCTATATCTTATTTTATCGTGGTTTACTATCTGATCACTTATTGGACAAAATGCAAGCCATTTTTGGACCATGAAAGATTATggtaatttatataaaatatatatttcagttaattgcGGTTATCCTTTCAGACTTTAATTATTTCCTTGAAAAAGCTAAAATTTGATGTCTAATTTgcgtcaaaaaaaaaaaaaagatttcccTTCTATTAAGAGAAAAATTAGGATGTTTGATTTGAGAGAGTACCGGCCGAGCTTAGTATTAATTCGAAAGTTCATACTAAGGAAAATCCTCTGCTCTCCCCACACCCCAACTCCCCACACCAAAATTAACGAGACtaaggctgcatttgttttttttttttttttttaaggttcAAACGtgttttttaagattcagacccCTGAATCTGAATGTATGTCTGAATGATtgagatgttgtctctagatctgaaaattgaatgattaagactttgtttttcaacatctgaatgtacaaaataagtttatttgtatgtataataaaataaaaaatacaattcaagtaaaaaactagttatatatcagaaaagtatgtaatttaatacaacaaaattattatttgattgaaaaaaaatatatttatgtttgttagtgatatatttatgtttgtttgatagtggtagttagcggtgaTGCTAGTTGTGATAaatgagttggtcgatagtagggatgtagtggttgatgatggtggtggtggtgttgacgGTGCTGGTGGcgttaaatataattagaataatagaggtagtagatGTGATAGCGGTTAATAATAGTGGTTGGTAGcaatatttgttgtcgatggtggttgtaatggtggaggtggttggtggtggtgggtggtggttgacaatgatagCGGTAGCAGAGGTGGtgattgatgattatgaatagagtggcggtgaatattatctaacaccagaatacctcttcagacctattaagacttgattctatgtctgaatgattaagacctattcagacctattaagagctaaaatcttaataaaaaataaatgcacttaatgaactgaagtctgaaccattcaaattaagacctccattaagtgcaaacaaatgagccctaAGCCTTCGAAGTTTCATTATAAGGTGTTAAATTGGTTCAAACTAGTCCTAAgacaataatttaactcaaagaaaAGAGGAATGGATCAATTTGATCTGAAACAGCTCTCTAATCGGctaaataattcaagattcactAAATGTGTAACCAAATCATAAATCTCAACTCAAATTCAACATAGAGGATAATCAAgcgcatttttttcttttgacccTCAATAATATCTCCCACGTGGCAATGTCCCCTCCATAATTTACTGTTTTCTACATACATTTTTCTAGAATCATTGTTTGCACAAATAAGACCCACTTAGCTTTGTATTGCAGCTTCATGTTTGCAcaatcttcttcttttcttcaaacaTTGACTCTCCAtctttaggattttattttaatttgtcttCATCGTCTTCTTCGTGATAGAGTGGAGTTCAGTTGTGTCTAGATTCCCCATTTTATCTTTGTAAATTCAATGCCATCAATTACAATAATCTTTGCTCTTTAGACCACTGAGAGGTgcactttatttatttcaattttctatctctctatctctttttattttcaGAATTTTACGAGTGTATCTCTTTGATTTTAGGTTTCGGAgttgaagaagaggaaaaaatgtGTTGTGGTGTGGTGGGTGATTAATTGATTGATTGTTGCAAATGTCGGAGGGAGATTTGGTTGAAGTTAAGTTTCATTTGTTCGATGGATTAGATGTTGGTCCCTTTCGATTTTCACCGGCTTTCGTTGTTGCTATACTTAAAGATAGAATTGTTGCTACTTCTTTGATAATGGAGACGTTTTTTTTTTCCtagaaatttattaattattacatGATATAGGTGTCCCGTGGATTTAGTTGAGGTGTGCGAATAAGTTTCTTAGTTGTTTCTGAAAACTGGAAAAACAGGGTCGAATAAGAAAAGCTAAAATGTCCATATATCTAGTGATACATAGCGTCATAAGAATGAGTATTAGTGCCTTCTCCGCATACAACTCAAATAACTATTCGAAAGAATTTATTTTGTTGGCATTTTTTGCGATTTTAGTAGTTGTTTTTGGTGATTATTTTAGGCAATTAAGTAAGGGAAGTTTTTGTTTGAGATTTTGATTGATAAGGCTAAAATGAAAATGGCCAAAAGTTCACATCAAAATTATGCCCCGTGTACCTGTGAAATTTTCGTCCTAGCCATATTTGGTAACCCCAGCCTCCCTCTTTTCCACATAGGAGATACTAAATTTCGTATATAAAAATTGAGTGTTGTTTAAATTTTGAGGAATTGGTTATTTTTGTGAGATTTAAAAGCTTTAACATTGATTTCGTGAAGGTTACCACTGTTGGGCATTTAGAATCGTTAGATTGTGATGAGTCACACTAAATTGAGTACACATTAAATAACATTGGCTAGCTAACAAACTTAGGTATGTTTAACTTATAATTGTAGACTTGATTTAGACTCTATGCCTATTTTGTAAGTTGAATATTTATGTATTGGCCTTCAGACATACTTGTAATGGTGAGCTTGGTTGATATTATTCTCTtcaactctctttttcttttttctaaaatgaaGCTACAGTGTTGTTAGGTCATTCTTCATTTTCTCAAACATACTAGAactatagaaaaagaaaattagatgaattaagCATACATATTAGGtgaaacccaaaaaataaaaataaaaagagaactGATTCATGAGCAAGGGTGGTCAGCAGATGCGTACAATTTCCTAAATCATTTGTCTCTTTGTCATCATCACAGTGTGTGtgttttgatgatcattatcggatggtatgatttttattgttttgaaaGAAATTGTTTTGATTTGCTGTCTCTTTCCTATATTTTtgtaatgaagaagatgatagaTCCTAAGGCTTGTTTCGCAAATCATTCGAAGTGGCACCAAAGTGAGAACTAGGCTTGATAGTAATATGATGCTTCTATACTTCTTGGATTATAATCTAAAGATTCAACAATAAACAACCAAATCAATTAGATTGATGTACTCCAATTTGATTTTGTTCCTTTTATTTACTCCAATcctatatattaattaaaaataattagcaAAATTAACATACTGAATAgtgttttgatgaaattttgaatACTAAATATTGATTATAGTTTATACCTAAGAATGGGTTAATACAACAGTAAATATTCTGAGTTTGAAACTTTTTATATATAGATGGTTCTTATATGCAATTTGAACCTTCCACCTATGATGAAAGTTTAAGTGTGTAAGGCTGGGTAGaataacataatacataaatgtgtcTTTTAACTTGGCCCTAGCTAATATCTACGCCCTCCACCTTTGGATGTGCACAAGTAAACATATAAACTATCATTAAGTTGAACAAGTATCTTCAATTTcttatttgtaaaaaaataaggTGAAGCAAAATAGATATTAAACGGTGACTTTGGTTTACTAGAGACATCAACATAATTCTTTAGTTCGGTGGACACAAACTCATTTTTCTCAGAATCTTATTAAGTAGAAATAGAGAACAAAATAACTAGAAGATTGTTAGAACCTGGTTTAACCCGGTATAAGCATAAGATTATGGGACTAAGGCCACATGTGGGGCGTGTTTGGTATAGTATTAGTTTGATAGTTGAGGCTTCGTCCCTTTTATTTAGTAAAGTCGAGCCCGACTATTATATTGAACACATCAAACATAGCTTTAAAGACATTGATAGAAAAATGTAAATCTAGAATATAGGTAATTGAGATGCATTGCTAAAACTATCtgctaaaaatttaataatattccACAGATTTACATAAAAAAACCAGTGCAGAATGTAAAAATAAGGAAATGTCAAAATTGAGATGGAGATGGGTGCTCTATTACCAGATGA contains:
- the LOC107847033 gene encoding uncharacterized protein LOC107847033 isoform X2, with amino-acid sequence MSSSENPEVVERIFKDKDKEEKEEKKDEEKGGFIEKVKDFIHDIGEKIEETIGFGKPTADVSGIHIPHINLEKAEIVVDVLVKNPNPIPIPLIDINYLIESDGRKLLSGLIPDAGTIQAHGSETVKIPLNLVYDDIKSTYHDIKPGSIIPYKIKVDLIVDVPVFGRITIPLEKNGEIPIPYKPDIDVEKIHFKRFSFEETVAVLKLKLENKNDFDLGLNSLDYDLWLSDVNVGGAELEKSAKLEKNGITYIDLPITFRPKDFGSALWDMIRGRGTGYSMKGNINVDTPFGAMKLPISKEGGTTSFKKNKEDGGDDDEDED
- the LOC107847033 gene encoding uncharacterized protein LOC107847033 isoform X1 gives rise to the protein MSSSENPEVVERIFKDKDKEEKEEKKDEEKGGFIEKVKDFIHDIGEKIEETIGFGKPTADVSGIHIPHINLEKAEIVVDVLVKNPNPIPIPLIDINYLIESDGRKLLSGLIPDAGTIQAHGSETVKIPLNLVYDDIKSTYHDIKPGSIIPYKIKVDLIVDVPVFGRITIPLEKNGEIPIPYKPDIDVEKIHFKRFSFEETVAVLKLKLENKNDFDLGLNSLDYDLWLSDVNVGGAELEKSAKLEKNGITYIDLPITFRPKDFGSALWDMIRGRGTGYSMKGNINVDTPFGAMKLPISKEGGTTSFKKNKEDGGDDDEDEVC